The Cellulomonas sp. P24 genome contains a region encoding:
- a CDS encoding ABC transporter substrate-binding protein, with the protein MKRNSRLAAAAAGVAALATVAGCSSGSSNTGTSASAVPTLTGDCAQYQAYAGHSGSTVTMFGSILSPESDSLNKSWADFEKCTGITIQYTGSNTFESDLPVKVNGGNAPNLAIIPQPGLLQQMVATGTVKKPPAGTVANEANWNDAWKGYGSVDGTFYAAPMSANMKSLVWYSPKYFKDNGYTVPTTWADMMALSAKMASNMSGTAKPWCGGIGSGTASGWPATDWLEEVVLGTYGGQVYDDWISHKVKFSDPQIQKAMQTVADWLQNPAWVNGGVGNVATIATTTFQDAGLPILKNECGMLQQASFYEAQWPKGTKVGPDGDVFAFKLPAVDPSVSTPVEGGGEFVTAFADDPATQAVQNYLSSPEWADSRIKVAPGWVSANEKVDQTLYTDPIDQISAKYLADPKATFRFDASDAMPAAVGAGAEWKAMVDWFGSGKSIKDVAAEIDAAWPTS; encoded by the coding sequence ATGAAGCGAAACTCACGACTCGCCGCAGCAGCAGCAGGGGTTGCCGCACTGGCCACCGTCGCAGGTTGTTCGAGCGGCTCGAGCAACACCGGCACCTCGGCATCTGCCGTCCCGACGTTGACGGGCGACTGCGCTCAGTACCAGGCCTACGCCGGGCACAGCGGCTCGACCGTCACGATGTTCGGATCGATCCTCAGCCCGGAGTCCGACTCCCTCAACAAGTCGTGGGCGGACTTCGAGAAGTGCACCGGGATCACCATCCAGTACACCGGGTCCAACACGTTCGAGTCCGACCTCCCGGTGAAGGTCAACGGCGGTAACGCGCCGAACCTCGCGATCATCCCGCAGCCCGGTCTGCTCCAGCAGATGGTGGCGACCGGCACGGTGAAGAAGCCGCCGGCCGGCACGGTCGCCAACGAGGCGAACTGGAACGACGCCTGGAAGGGCTACGGCTCGGTCGACGGCACGTTCTACGCCGCCCCGATGAGCGCGAACATGAAGTCGCTCGTGTGGTACTCGCCGAAGTACTTCAAGGACAACGGCTACACCGTGCCCACCACGTGGGCGGACATGATGGCCCTGTCCGCCAAGATGGCGTCCAACATGAGCGGCACCGCGAAGCCGTGGTGCGGTGGCATCGGCTCCGGCACCGCGAGCGGCTGGCCGGCCACCGACTGGCTCGAGGAGGTCGTGCTCGGGACCTACGGCGGCCAGGTGTACGACGACTGGATCAGCCACAAGGTCAAGTTCTCCGACCCGCAGATCCAGAAGGCCATGCAGACCGTGGCCGACTGGCTGCAGAACCCCGCGTGGGTGAACGGTGGCGTCGGCAACGTCGCGACGATCGCGACCACGACGTTCCAGGACGCCGGTCTCCCGATCCTCAAGAACGAGTGCGGGATGCTCCAGCAGGCGTCGTTCTACGAGGCGCAGTGGCCGAAGGGCACGAAGGTCGGCCCGGACGGCGACGTGTTCGCGTTCAAGCTGCCGGCCGTGGACCCGTCCGTCTCGACCCCGGTCGAGGGCGGCGGCGAGTTCGTGACCGCGTTCGCTGACGACCCGGCCACGCAGGCCGTGCAGAACTACCTGTCGAGCCCGGAGTGGGCCGACAGCCGGATCAAGGTGGCACCGGGCTGGGTCTCGGCCAACGAGAAGGTCGACCAGACCCTCTACACCGACCCGATCGACCAGATCTCGGCGAAGTACCTGGCCGACCCGAAGGCCACCTTCCGGTTCGACGCCTCGGACGCCATGCCGGCGGCCGTCGGCGCCGGTGCCGAGTGGAAGGCGATGGTGGACTGGTTCGGCAGCGGCAAGTCGATCAAGGATGTCGCCGCAGAGATCGATGCTGCCTGGCCGACCAGCTGA
- a CDS encoding carbohydrate ABC transporter permease, with protein sequence MTTAYVALASSTLGQAASTLFGVVEAVGGFLAILLIVFFVAGRVTGRLQKPIAIVICLGPALFLVLLGLIIPAITTINNSLRNQQFLGQLKTKYIGLENYAHAFTDPYTQQTIIRTVLWLLIVPAAAVFVGLLMALLVDRMKYASIPKTMVFLPTAISFVGASVIWAYVYNYKAPSLPQTGLLSQVVMKLGWSNPPNWLITVPLNTFLEMVIMIWIQAGFAMVILGAALKGIPDEIIESARLDGASGVKLFRTVQIPMIRTTLVVVITTVMITTLKVFDIVFTLNNGNFSTDVLARQMYADMFVTNQVSRGSALAVILFLAVTPLIYYNVRTLRREREIR encoded by the coding sequence ATGACCACTGCCTACGTTGCGTTGGCGTCGAGCACCCTCGGGCAGGCCGCCTCTACCCTGTTCGGCGTCGTCGAGGCCGTCGGTGGGTTCCTCGCGATCCTGCTGATCGTCTTCTTCGTCGCCGGACGGGTGACGGGCCGCCTCCAGAAGCCGATCGCCATCGTGATCTGCCTGGGCCCGGCGCTGTTCCTGGTGCTCCTCGGCCTGATCATCCCGGCGATCACGACGATCAACAACAGCCTGAGGAACCAGCAGTTCCTCGGCCAGCTCAAGACCAAGTACATCGGGCTGGAGAACTACGCGCACGCGTTCACCGATCCCTACACCCAGCAGACGATCATCCGCACCGTGCTGTGGCTGCTGATCGTCCCGGCCGCGGCGGTGTTCGTCGGGCTGCTGATGGCCCTCCTGGTCGACCGCATGAAGTACGCGTCGATCCCCAAGACCATGGTGTTCCTGCCGACGGCGATCTCGTTCGTCGGTGCCTCGGTGATCTGGGCCTATGTCTACAACTACAAGGCACCGTCCCTGCCGCAGACCGGGTTGTTGAGCCAGGTCGTCATGAAGCTGGGGTGGAGCAATCCACCGAACTGGCTGATCACGGTGCCGTTGAACACCTTCCTCGAGATGGTCATCATGATCTGGATCCAGGCCGGGTTCGCCATGGTGATCCTCGGTGCCGCGCTCAAGGGAATCCCGGACGAGATCATCGAGTCCGCTCGTCTCGACGGCGCGTCCGGGGTGAAGCTCTTCCGCACCGTGCAGATCCCGATGATCCGCACCACGCTCGTGGTCGTGATCACCACGGTGATGATCACCACACTGAAGGTGTTCGACATCGTGTTCACCCTGAACAACGGCAACTTCAGCACGGACGTGCTCGCGCGGCAGATGTACGCCGACATGTTCGTGACGAACCAGGTCAGCCGGGGTAGCGCCCTGGCCGTGATCCTCTTCCTGGCCGTCACCCCGCTCATCTACTACAACGTCCGCACGCTGCGCCGAGAGCGGGAGATCCGATGA
- the serS gene encoding serine--tRNA ligase translates to MIDLRLLRDDPDTVRASQVARGDDPGLVDVVLDADARRRAALTDFERLRAEQKSLGKEVAQAQGEEKHRLLAHAKSLAEQVKALQADSDAAAAVLEEAARRIANVIEPGVPSGGEADYVVLRHEGTPRDFAAEYGPDFAIRDHLDLGERLGAIDTERGAKVSGARFYYLTGIGARLELALLNAAMDQAIAAGFTPVITPTLVKPEIMAGTGFLGAHADEIYRLEADDLYLVGTSEVALAGYHANEIVDLSAGPKRYAGWSACYRREAGSYGKDTRGIIRVHQFHKVEMFAYVPVEEAAAEHERLLGWEERMLGLVELPYRVIDTAAGDLGTSAARKFDCEAWLPTQNRYLELTSTSNCTTFQARRLNVRERTEAGDTRTVATLNGTLATTRWIVAILENHQQADGSVRVPVGLRPYLGGLEVLEPVTP, encoded by the coding sequence GTGATCGACCTGCGACTGCTCCGTGATGACCCTGACACCGTGCGTGCGAGCCAGGTGGCGCGGGGTGATGACCCGGGGCTGGTGGACGTCGTGCTGGACGCGGACGCACGCCGCCGTGCCGCCCTGACCGACTTCGAGCGCCTGCGCGCCGAGCAGAAGTCGCTCGGCAAGGAGGTCGCGCAGGCGCAGGGTGAGGAGAAGCATCGGCTCCTTGCGCACGCGAAGAGCCTCGCGGAGCAGGTCAAGGCGCTCCAGGCGGACAGCGACGCCGCTGCGGCGGTCCTCGAGGAGGCCGCGCGACGGATCGCGAACGTGATCGAGCCCGGAGTCCCGTCGGGCGGCGAGGCGGACTACGTCGTGCTGCGGCACGAGGGGACGCCGCGCGACTTCGCGGCCGAGTACGGCCCGGACTTCGCGATCCGCGATCACCTCGACCTGGGTGAACGTCTCGGTGCGATCGACACCGAGCGTGGCGCGAAGGTGTCCGGTGCGCGGTTCTACTACCTGACGGGGATCGGTGCGCGCCTCGAGCTCGCGCTGCTCAACGCGGCGATGGACCAGGCGATCGCGGCCGGCTTCACCCCGGTGATCACCCCGACGCTCGTCAAGCCGGAGATCATGGCCGGGACGGGGTTCCTCGGCGCGCACGCGGACGAGATCTACCGGCTCGAGGCGGATGACCTGTACCTGGTCGGGACGTCGGAGGTCGCCCTCGCCGGGTACCACGCGAACGAGATCGTCGATCTGTCGGCCGGCCCGAAGCGGTACGCCGGGTGGTCGGCGTGCTACCGCCGCGAGGCGGGCTCGTACGGCAAGGACACCCGCGGCATCATCCGGGTCCACCAGTTCCACAAGGTCGAGATGTTCGCCTACGTCCCGGTCGAGGAGGCCGCTGCCGAGCACGAGCGGCTGCTCGGCTGGGAGGAGCGGATGCTGGGCCTCGTCGAGCTCCCGTACCGGGTGATCGACACCGCGGCGGGCGACCTCGGGACGAGCGCGGCCCGCAAGTTCGACTGCGAGGCGTGGCTCCCGACGCAGAACCGCTACCTCGAGCTCACCTCGACCTCGAACTGCACCACCTTCCAGGCGCGGCGACTGAACGTGCGCGAACGTACCGAGGCGGGTGACACCCGCACGGTCGCGACGCTCAACGGCACGCTGGCCACCACGCGCTGGATCGTGGCGATCCTGGAGAACCACCAGCAGGCCGACGGCTCGGTGCGGGTGCCGGTGGGGTTGCGGCCCTATCTCGGTGGCCTCGAGGTCCTCGAGCCGGTGACCCCGTGA
- a CDS encoding DMT family transporter, with product MTHPAVVGTSSPGHRVPAPVLFIGSGTAQYVGAAVAVGLFMQLSPGSVAWLRVAVASIVLLAWARPWRQAWTRRALVGTALFGVVLAGMNVTFYLAIDRLPLGTAVAIEFVGPVAVAAITGRGWRERAGIGLAAAGVVLLAGITLRDGGPEVRLGLVFIGAAAMLWAGYIVLGRRAAHRGTGVGPLSVAMTAGTIAFAPFFAGSLGTVVGDARLAGAVVLVALFSSVVPYAIEQVVLRRVSAATFAILLAMLPATAAAVGAVALRQWPQPVDLVGLALVSGAIILTTARPPMTRTVVEPAVPQGS from the coding sequence GTGACACACCCCGCCGTCGTCGGCACGTCGTCGCCCGGCCACCGGGTCCCCGCACCCGTCCTGTTCATCGGCTCGGGCACCGCGCAGTACGTCGGTGCGGCCGTCGCCGTCGGTCTGTTCATGCAGCTGAGCCCGGGTTCGGTCGCCTGGCTGCGCGTCGCGGTGGCCTCGATCGTGCTGCTGGCGTGGGCGAGACCGTGGCGTCAGGCCTGGACCCGTCGCGCGCTGGTGGGCACGGCCCTCTTCGGTGTCGTCCTTGCGGGTATGAACGTCACGTTCTACCTGGCGATCGACCGGCTGCCGCTCGGCACCGCCGTGGCGATCGAGTTCGTCGGCCCGGTCGCGGTCGCGGCCATCACCGGGCGTGGCTGGCGTGAACGGGCCGGCATCGGGCTCGCGGCCGCCGGCGTCGTGCTGCTCGCGGGGATCACGCTGCGGGACGGCGGCCCTGAGGTCCGCCTCGGCCTGGTCTTCATCGGGGCCGCGGCGATGCTCTGGGCCGGGTACATCGTGCTCGGGCGGCGCGCCGCGCACCGCGGGACGGGCGTCGGGCCGCTCTCCGTCGCCATGACGGCCGGCACGATCGCGTTCGCGCCGTTCTTCGCCGGCTCGCTCGGCACGGTCGTCGGCGACGCGCGGCTCGCCGGGGCGGTCGTGCTGGTGGCGCTGTTCTCGTCGGTCGTGCCGTACGCGATCGAGCAGGTGGTGCTCCGGCGGGTGAGCGCGGCGACCTTCGCGATCCTGCTCGCCATGCTGCCGGCGACGGCCGCCGCGGTCGGGGCGGTCGCGCTGCGGCAGTGGCCGCAACCGGTCGACCTCGTGGGGCTCGCGCTGGTCTCCGGTGCGATCATCCTCACGACGGCGCGCCCGCCGATGACGCGCACGGTGGTCGAGCCTGCGGTCCCGCAAGGCTCCTAG
- a CDS encoding carbohydrate ABC transporter permease, translating into MTTTTTPAAKVQQPLRGQAAVKAVRKAFSSSLASAAAVFIGIIWTIPTFGLLVNSFRSREAAATTGWWEAFVHPSFSLSGYNEVLTGGGGLAIPLVNSLAITIPATIIPIFIASMAGYALAWMRFKGSDFIFFGIFALQVVPLQMALVPLQQYYVHGLQIFGITVLPSPGINGTIAQIWLTHTMFSMPLAIFLIHNFIAQLPASLMEAARVDGASHLRIFRSIVLPLSMPAIASFGIFQFLWVWNDLLVAKTFGGTSPEMQPVTARMQSLVGSYGAHLDLLAPAGFLTIVIPLIVFLSLQRYFVRGLLAGSVKG; encoded by the coding sequence ATGACGACGACGACGACACCCGCCGCCAAGGTCCAGCAGCCGCTCAGGGGACAGGCGGCCGTCAAGGCGGTGCGCAAGGCCTTCAGCAGCTCGCTCGCCTCGGCCGCGGCGGTATTCATCGGCATCATCTGGACGATCCCGACGTTCGGGTTGCTGGTCAACTCGTTCCGGTCCCGGGAGGCCGCGGCGACGACCGGGTGGTGGGAGGCCTTCGTCCACCCGAGCTTCAGCCTGTCGGGGTACAACGAGGTGCTCACCGGTGGCGGTGGCCTGGCCATCCCGCTGGTGAACTCCCTGGCCATCACGATCCCGGCCACGATCATCCCGATCTTCATCGCGTCCATGGCCGGGTACGCGCTGGCGTGGATGCGGTTCAAGGGCAGCGACTTCATCTTCTTCGGCATCTTCGCGCTGCAGGTCGTCCCGCTGCAGATGGCCCTCGTACCGCTGCAGCAGTACTACGTCCACGGGCTGCAGATCTTCGGGATCACCGTTCTCCCCTCACCGGGCATCAACGGCACGATCGCGCAGATCTGGCTGACGCACACGATGTTCTCGATGCCGCTGGCGATCTTCCTGATCCACAACTTCATCGCCCAGCTGCCTGCGTCGCTCATGGAGGCGGCTCGTGTGGACGGTGCCTCGCACCTGCGGATCTTCCGCTCGATCGTGCTGCCGCTGTCGATGCCGGCGATCGCCTCGTTCGGGATCTTCCAGTTCCTCTGGGTGTGGAACGACCTGCTGGTCGCCAAGACGTTCGGTGGGACGAGTCCCGAGATGCAGCCCGTCACCGCGCGGATGCAGAGCCTGGTGGGCAGCTACGGCGCACACCTGGACCTGCTGGCACCTGCCGGCTTCCTCACGATCGTCATCCCGCTGATCGTGTTCCTGAGCCTGCAGCGCTACTTCGTGCGCGGCCTGCTGGCCGGGAGCGTCAAGGGGTGA
- a CDS encoding LacI family DNA-binding transcriptional regulator has protein sequence MAHIEDVARAAGVSTATVSRALRDLPHVSQATRDRVRQAARDLGYVASPVAASLASGRTRTIGLLTPWVNHWFFSNVIDGAERALRAEGFDALLYTFEIPRDWRRRQVDPDVLRRRVDGIIVVGMPLDQAEVDALLGLGHPVIFIGTGAAGQVTVRVDDFRTATVATEHLLSLGHVVIGHITGSPQDNAPWAPPVDRRSGWLDAMARAGAPPDAELEVNGYFDVEGGRESTRQLLARRPDVTAVFAASDEMAMGAILAARDLGLRVPEDLSVIGIDGHDLGELVGLTTMAQSAQDQGTTAAALLLGMITGTPAPEQVVFPTELVVRTSTAPPRTHATPSR, from the coding sequence GTGGCGCACATCGAGGACGTGGCGCGAGCCGCCGGCGTATCGACGGCGACCGTCTCGCGCGCGCTGCGCGACCTCCCGCACGTCTCCCAGGCGACCCGCGACCGGGTTCGCCAGGCGGCCCGCGACCTCGGCTACGTGGCGTCTCCCGTCGCCGCGAGCCTCGCCTCCGGGCGCACCCGCACGATCGGGCTCCTGACGCCCTGGGTCAACCACTGGTTCTTCTCCAACGTGATCGACGGCGCGGAGCGTGCGCTGCGCGCCGAGGGCTTCGACGCGCTGCTGTACACGTTCGAGATCCCGCGTGACTGGCGCCGCCGCCAGGTCGATCCCGACGTGCTGCGTCGGCGCGTGGACGGGATCATCGTCGTCGGCATGCCGCTCGACCAGGCGGAGGTCGATGCGCTGCTCGGGCTCGGTCACCCGGTGATCTTCATCGGGACGGGCGCCGCCGGCCAGGTGACCGTGCGCGTCGACGACTTCCGGACCGCGACGGTGGCGACCGAGCATCTGCTGTCGCTGGGCCACGTGGTCATCGGTCACATCACCGGGTCGCCGCAGGACAACGCGCCGTGGGCCCCGCCGGTGGACCGGCGCTCGGGATGGCTCGACGCGATGGCCCGCGCGGGGGCGCCGCCGGACGCCGAGCTCGAGGTCAACGGGTACTTCGACGTCGAGGGTGGGCGCGAGTCGACCCGGCAGCTGCTCGCCCGGCGTCCGGACGTCACGGCGGTCTTCGCCGCGTCCGACGAGATGGCGATGGGGGCGATCCTCGCCGCGCGGGACCTCGGCCTCCGGGTGCCCGAGGACCTCTCCGTGATCGGCATCGACGGCCACGACCTCGGCGAGCTCGTCGGGCTCACGACGATGGCGCAGTCCGCCCAGGACCAGGGCACGACGGCGGCGGCCCTGCTGCTCGGGATGATCACCGGGACGCCGGCGCCGGAGCAGGTGGTCTTCCCGACCGAGCTGGTCGTGAGGACGTCGACGGCGCCGCCGCGCACGCACGCGACCCCGTCTCGCTGA
- a CDS encoding HAD family hydrolase: MTPVPPLPGGQVPHLVALDVDGTLVTYAGELSEDAREAVARVRADGHHVVLATGRSVHATVPVAHELGITDGWVVCSNGSVTVRLDADLEGGYEVVDQVTFDPGPALRLLHAELPGALFAVEEVGVGFRLSAPFPDGELSGVQSVVDMDDLCSVHVTRLVVRSPGQTSEEFHEVVHRMGLADVSYAIGWTAWMDIAPHGVTKASALEQLRRRLGVEPAATIAVGDGGNDREMLDWAARGVAMGHADVSVREVADEVTGTIEDDGVVALLQSLLA, translated from the coding sequence GTGACCCCGGTACCACCGCTCCCGGGCGGCCAGGTCCCGCACCTCGTCGCGCTCGACGTCGACGGCACGCTCGTCACGTACGCCGGCGAGCTGTCGGAGGACGCCCGGGAGGCCGTGGCCCGGGTGCGTGCCGACGGCCATCACGTCGTCCTGGCGACGGGCCGCTCGGTCCATGCGACCGTGCCGGTCGCGCACGAGCTCGGGATCACGGACGGCTGGGTGGTCTGCTCGAACGGGTCGGTGACCGTGCGGCTCGACGCGGACCTCGAGGGCGGCTACGAGGTCGTCGACCAGGTCACGTTCGACCCGGGTCCGGCGCTGCGGCTCCTGCATGCCGAGCTCCCGGGTGCGCTCTTCGCGGTCGAGGAGGTCGGTGTCGGCTTCCGGCTGAGCGCGCCGTTCCCCGACGGGGAGCTGAGTGGGGTGCAGTCCGTCGTCGACATGGACGACCTCTGCAGCGTGCACGTGACGCGCCTCGTCGTCCGCAGCCCCGGTCAGACGAGCGAGGAGTTCCACGAGGTCGTGCACCGGATGGGCCTCGCCGACGTGAGCTACGCGATCGGGTGGACGGCCTGGATGGACATCGCCCCGCACGGCGTCACCAAGGCGTCGGCGCTCGAGCAGCTGAGGCGTCGACTGGGCGTGGAGCCTGCCGCGACGATCGCGGTCGGCGACGGGGGGAACGACCGCGAGATGCTCGACTGGGCCGCGCGTGGCGTCGCGATGGGGCATGCGGACGTGAGTGTCCGGGAGGTCGCCGACGAGGTCACCGGGACCATCGAGGACGATGGTGTGGTAGCGCTCCTACAGTCGCTGCTAGCCTGA
- a CDS encoding NAD(P)H-quinone oxidoreductase encodes MRAVVVTSPQGPDGLPVEDLPAPVPGPGEVLIRVRAAGINKADLLQRAGSYPPPPGVTDRLGLEVSGVVAALGDGVTGWSEGDRVCALVDGGGYAELVTVPAAQVLRVPDGIDLLDAAALPEAVCTAWSNLVDVGGLTAGSTVLVHGGSGGVGVVAVQLAAALGARVLTTAGGAARAERCLELGAEVAIDHRRDDVLHRVLEATGGAGVDIVLDVLGAGGLETNLRALATGGRLVVIGLQQGRRAEIDLGLLLARRAAVIGTTLRARPPHEKAAIVDSVRQTVWPMLLDGRLRPVVHARLPLAEAAAGHELLASGEVFGKVLLVP; translated from the coding sequence GTGCGCGCAGTCGTGGTGACATCTCCGCAGGGCCCGGACGGGCTGCCCGTCGAGGACCTCCCAGCTCCGGTTCCGGGGCCCGGCGAGGTTCTCATCCGGGTCCGCGCCGCCGGCATCAACAAGGCCGACCTGCTGCAACGGGCCGGCAGCTACCCCCCGCCGCCGGGCGTCACCGACCGCCTCGGGCTCGAGGTGTCCGGCGTGGTGGCCGCCCTGGGAGACGGTGTCACCGGCTGGTCCGAGGGCGATCGGGTCTGCGCCCTCGTGGACGGCGGCGGCTACGCGGAGCTCGTCACCGTGCCCGCCGCTCAGGTGCTCCGGGTCCCGGACGGCATCGACCTGCTCGACGCGGCTGCGCTCCCCGAGGCGGTCTGCACCGCCTGGTCCAACCTCGTCGACGTGGGCGGTCTGACCGCCGGCAGCACGGTCCTGGTGCACGGTGGGTCCGGCGGCGTCGGCGTCGTCGCCGTCCAGCTCGCGGCCGCGCTCGGCGCTCGTGTCCTGACGACCGCGGGCGGCGCCGCCCGCGCCGAGCGGTGCCTCGAGCTCGGTGCCGAGGTGGCGATCGACCACCGCCGGGACGACGTCCTGCACCGGGTGCTCGAGGCGACCGGCGGGGCAGGTGTCGACATCGTCCTCGACGTCCTCGGCGCCGGCGGCCTCGAGACGAACCTGCGCGCGCTGGCGACCGGCGGTCGCCTCGTGGTCATCGGCCTCCAGCAGGGACGACGGGCCGAGATCGACCTCGGGCTGCTCCTGGCCCGTCGTGCCGCGGTGATCGGCACGACGCTCCGCGCCCGGCCGCCGCACGAGAAGGCGGCGATCGTCGACTCCGTCCGGCAGACCGTCTGGCCGATGCTGCTCGACGGCCGGCTGCGTCCCGTCGTGCACGCCCGGCTCCCGCTCGCCGAGGCTGCCGCGGGCCACGAGCTCCTGGCATCGGGTGAAGTCTTCGGCAAGGTCCTTCTCGTCCCCTGA
- a CDS encoding bacterial proteasome activator family protein, with protein MSTTNDPTPDRTPVAIVIPVTSAPEDTTDTDGTGNMGNAERSRAEGADTPVVGEPAKVMRIGTMIKQLLEEVRTAPLDEAARARLASVHERSLRELEEGLSPDLVAELHRITLPFTEDVTPSDAELRIAQAQLVGWLEGLFHGLQTALVAQQMATQAQLAQMRRALPPGVVYRQQVDGPGSDAVPEDGDDSRPTPGQYL; from the coding sequence ATGAGCACCACGAACGACCCGACTCCCGACCGCACCCCCGTGGCGATCGTCATCCCTGTCACGTCGGCCCCTGAGGACACCACGGACACGGACGGCACGGGCAACATGGGCAACGCGGAGCGCTCGCGGGCCGAGGGTGCTGACACCCCCGTGGTGGGTGAGCCGGCCAAGGTGATGCGCATCGGCACGATGATCAAGCAGCTCCTCGAGGAGGTCCGCACCGCTCCTCTCGACGAGGCGGCACGCGCGCGGCTCGCGTCGGTGCACGAGCGCTCCTTGCGCGAGCTCGAGGAGGGCTTGTCACCGGATCTCGTGGCCGAGCTGCACCGGATCACCCTCCCGTTCACCGAGGACGTCACGCCGTCGGATGCCGAGCTGCGGATCGCCCAGGCGCAGCTCGTCGGGTGGCTCGAGGGCCTGTTCCACGGTCTCCAGACCGCTCTGGTCGCACAGCAGATGGCCACGCAGGCCCAGCTCGCCCAGATGCGCCGCGCCCTTCCCCCGGGTGTCGTGTACCGGCAGCAGGTCGACGGGCCCGGCAGCGACGCAGTGCCCGAGGACGGCGACGACTCCCGGCCGACGCCCGGTCAGTACCTCTAG